Genomic DNA from Oryza sativa Japonica Group chromosome 5, ASM3414082v1:
TATATTCACTATTTGGATCTGAAACTGAAAAGGCTATTTAAGGATATCTCCAATCTCTACAATGTGGGGTTGGTACTTAATCGTGAGATTCACACTGCAATTCCAGTCCTCTGTTGCTTGACATCTGGACTGAAAAATTTGTGTGATCTTTTGAAGTCTGCTCTTGAATGGATATCGGGATACAGGCATTTGAAGTTGAAAGATTACATAAGATATGTTGCCTAGTTGATTACAGGAGCTTGTCCTTTTGATCTATATCTGCTAAACTTGTAATTATCTCCTCATGCTATTCGAACAAAGTAGTTCCTATTTTTCTTGCTCATGCTTAAGGACTGACTTTATCTGTTTCATATGCAAGATGGATGTTGTAGTAAAAAAATTGGGGCTTAGAAGTGGCTTAGATATAATCTATTAGCTTGTCTACAAaaagtgtgatttatattttCCTAACCACGTGGATGTCAGGTAAACACAATTAACTCTAGATTTAATGTCCATTTAATAATGTACAAGCTAGAGTTAGTCTGAAACAGCACTGTAACTTCAGATTTTGCCTCTGCCTAATGTTGAGGTATTGATTGGAGGTATATGACTACATCTATATGGATCTGAATTCTGATGCAATCACAAGTATTTGACAATGAACTTGTGCTGTCATAACAGGCATACTTGTCCAGCTTCCATTGCCAAAGCATATTAATGAGGAAAAGATATTGAACGAGATCAGCTTAGAGAAAGATGTTGATGGGTTCCATCCTCTGAATATTGGCAAGCTTGCAATGAAAGGCAGAGACCCACTGTTCCTACCATGCACGCCGAAGGTATGGAAACACTACAACAGAATGCTAGAATATGACTGCTGCTGCAGTTTTCGTTTGCAGTTTTGATGTTTTGATTTTCATTGAAGGGATGCATGGAGCTCCTAACACGGAGCGGAGTTACCATCAATGGGAAGCGAGCGGTCGTGGTTGGCCGCAGCAACATTGTCGGGCTACCTGTATCCCTGCTTCTTCTGAAGGCGGATGCGACCGTATCCATTGTTCACTCCCGGACCCCAAACCCTGAAAGTATTGTCCGTGAAGCAGACATTGTCATTGCAGCGGCTGGCCAGGCTATGATGGTACATTGTTCTACCACCAAATTATGACATGGTTCATCACAATCCACTGCCCAGTTCTAACTGCAGATTTCTTGGTTGCCAGATCAAAGGAGACTGGATCAAACCAGGCGCTGCTGTCATCGACGTTGGGACGAACTCCATCAGTGACCCAACCAGGAAATCGGGGTACAGACTCGTCGGCGATGTGGATTTCGCAGAGGTGAGCAAGGTTGCTGGTCACCTGACTCCAGTCCCAGGTGGCGTTGGCCCCATGACGGTGGCGATGTTGCTGAAGAACACGGTGGATGGAGCGAAACGTGGTATAGTTCAGTAAAGTTTCCATCTTGTATGCTGTAACTGCAAGGATGATGTTGTAATTGAGTGCATTTCTGGACAAATTCGTTCTCATTTTTGTTGTGTGACGGTTATTTCGAGAATAATAAGAATAAGTTTGTCTGTCATCAATCAGTAGGTAGTAGCTGATGTTTGTCTGATAAATGCGAAAATAATGTGCATGGTCACTATGAGTTGGTCACCAATCAGTAGAGTAATGTTTTGAATTTGGTAATTTGATTCAATTACACCAAGCGCTTTAACATGTAAACCAATTCAAACAGCCAGTATAAATCAAAACGCCGAACGGAATTTTCCAGGAACTCACACAGGCAAGTATGATGCATCACAAGTTGAAACATGAACTACAAAATTATATTCTAAAAATCTTCTCT
This window encodes:
- the LOC4337829 gene encoding bifunctional protein FolD 2, yielding MAQIIDGKAVAADIRREVAADVAALSSAHNLVPGLAVVIVGSRKDSQTYVQMKRKACAEVGIRSVDVDLAEDISEAALVAEVHRLNADPAVHGILVQLPLPKHINEEKILNEISLEKDVDGFHPLNIGKLAMKGRDPLFLPCTPKGCMELLTRSGVTINGKRAVVVGRSNIVGLPVSLLLLKADATVSIVHSRTPNPESIVREADIVIAAAGQAMMIKGDWIKPGAAVIDVGTNSISDPTRKSGYRLVGDVDFAEVSKVAGHLTPVPGGVGPMTVAMLLKNTVDGAKRGIVQ